In one window of Limisphaera ngatamarikiensis DNA:
- a CDS encoding MSCRAMM family protein: MTRRGQQRPLPVVEKYDPSSRSGYSLYLDWAGNDQFVLKLNLNGSVLTGPVVPASVGTNDWRFVAAGVIPPGMVVMGVADMQGNWSSNAAMVLSYTTSNQAPLWIGHSVGPAGGGSPVRAARLGVDEVEIFNRGLSPSEVMWVFGMEFMGVRKCATSTGTAQVCIRKFEDLNRNGIMDPDERGLAGWNFVIYPPPLFLGTNLVTTEDGGLVCVAVGAPGTYNIVELAEPGWTNTTPVMQSIHVVPGQVTNVFFGNASEIEGPPRICVTKFYDRNGNRVPDQDEMLLPGWTVQVLDSSGAVVRTLVTSNGPVCVDLPGPGTYTIFEVLPPPLGNWQPWVPTYPPGGGFTNVTINAGQVVNLGFGNRLQLNILDAVVRPDPIPRLVLRVAAVPGTTIRLQYRERLDAGAPWQDWGDPVTITNTLTSIEVSLESLPDQGYFRVVEQ; the protein is encoded by the coding sequence ATGACCCGGAGGGGTCAGCAAAGGCCACTGCCGGTGGTGGAGAAATATGACCCCTCATCCCGGAGTGGCTACTCACTGTATCTGGACTGGGCAGGGAACGACCAGTTTGTTTTGAAGTTGAACCTGAACGGCAGTGTTCTGACCGGGCCAGTTGTTCCTGCCAGCGTTGGGACGAATGATTGGCGTTTCGTGGCGGCCGGGGTAATTCCTCCGGGGATGGTTGTCATGGGTGTGGCCGACATGCAGGGCAATTGGAGCAGCAATGCGGCGATGGTATTGTCGTATACCACCAGCAACCAGGCTCCGTTGTGGATTGGACACAGTGTCGGACCCGCCGGGGGAGGATCACCGGTCCGGGCCGCCCGTCTGGGTGTGGATGAGGTGGAGATCTTCAATCGGGGCCTTTCACCCAGCGAGGTGATGTGGGTTTTCGGAATGGAGTTCATGGGGGTGCGCAAGTGTGCTACTTCGACGGGGACGGCCCAAGTCTGCATCCGGAAGTTCGAGGACTTGAATCGCAACGGGATCATGGATCCCGACGAACGGGGCTTGGCGGGTTGGAACTTTGTCATATACCCGCCGCCGCTCTTCCTGGGTACGAATCTGGTGACAACCGAGGATGGCGGTCTTGTGTGTGTTGCCGTGGGTGCTCCCGGCACCTACAACATCGTCGAACTGGCCGAACCCGGCTGGACCAACACCACCCCTGTCATGCAGTCCATCCATGTGGTGCCGGGTCAGGTGACGAATGTGTTCTTTGGGAATGCTTCTGAGATCGAAGGGCCCCCGCGGATTTGCGTCACGAAGTTCTATGACCGAAACGGCAATCGGGTCCCGGATCAAGATGAGATGCTGCTTCCCGGTTGGACGGTACAGGTTTTGGACTCGTCGGGTGCGGTCGTCCGCACACTGGTGACGAGCAACGGACCCGTGTGCGTCGACCTGCCGGGGCCTGGCACGTACACCATATTTGAGGTTTTACCACCGCCCTTGGGCAATTGGCAGCCCTGGGTGCCGACGTATCCGCCGGGAGGCGGGTTTACCAATGTCACCATCAACGCCGGCCAGGTGGTGAACCTCGGCTTCGGGAACCGGTTGCAACTAAACATCCTTGATGCTGTGGTACGGCCGGATCCAATACCGCGGCTGGTTCTGCGGGTCGCTGCCGTGCCCGGCACGACCATCCGGCTCCAATACCGCGAACGTTTGGACGCGGGAGCACCTTGGCAGGACTGGGGCGACCCCGTCACGATCACCAATACCTTGACCAGTATCGAAGTGTCGCTGGAGTCGCTGCCGGATCAGGGGTACTTCCGGGTGGTGGAGCAGTAA